The nucleotide sequence GGGAGattaatgagaaacaaaatatgttGTTCTTAAGTGAATTTAGGTATTTGGAAATAACAAGAGGAGATTCACTAGAACCACTACACTACGCAGGtattgaaggaaaaagaatatcaCCATATTCACAACAATGGAGATCTACCTCTTCTTCATCAGGAGGTTTCTGAGTTTTCTAAATAGTTGGAGAAATTAATGTAAGACTATTTAAAGACCTAaacctaaaacaaacaacaaaaacccaccctGAACACAGAAGAAGTCACATGGCAATTATTCGATAAGGTTATTCTTTTCACATTTACTATTCTGTAGCTGCAAGTAGGAAGCGACCATAAGCTTAAAAGAGATCAGTAAAGGGATGCTCAACATCTGTGTACTGAAAGCTGAAGTAAAGCCCTAACCTCAGTCAACTACTTCTTGTACAACATACCGAAGGCATCAGCAGGATTCTTAGTGTAACTAGGGTGTTCTCAAAATACATTACAGCAGAATCCACACACGTCTGATAAGCTAGTGTTACTCCTAGCAACAAATGCGGCAGACTTCAGGCAGTTCCTTCCAGAAACAATGTTTTAAGGAAGTTTAAATCTGTCCCAGTGATCTTATTCACAGAGAGGTAAAAGATAAAaagcatgctttaaaaaatttaattatGTGGTGCAAAACATAACTGTAAACAAAGAACACCGTGGCTTCAATGAAAGTTATTTAAATTTGAATGCAGAGAATACTTTATTAACTGATTACAGTTTTGATGACCAATTTTAAACCATAATTCATGTGGGAAACATAGTGGGGGACATTAAGGCTGagccatatatatatagacaAATCTGGATACTGATTATCTGTACATTTaacctctgctttttctttatacaTCGTTTATTCAGTGTCTGAAATTAatcaaacaaccaaaaaaactgGCCGCTAATTTGAAGTCTTATATCTGGAATGAAATTTTTGCATGGGTTTTCGAACGCAGTGTTAATCTCAGGGGAGATCAAACAGATTTGCAAACATACTCCAAATAAAGTGTTCAAATATATTTGGagtttattgttgttgttacagTTTTGTgcaattcattttctcttacaAAAACTAGCAGTAGTTCTCTCCTTTAGAGGTTAAGCTCTACTTAAGATGGTATTCAACCTGACCACCAGGTCGGGAAATCAATATAAATTAAGTGCCTGTGGTGTGTATCAGTTTCCTGCTCTAAGCAACCTTTACCTGATAAGTGGACATACTTGCCAGTTTTACAGAATTATGCTGACTTTTCAACAAAACCGAGAAATTAAATTTACTATTCTTGCACTGTGAACAGCAGTCCTACATGATGTGATACCATTTTCCATCTGTACAGCTCCCTTTTGTTAAGTTGGGCAACACatgaaagacagacagacataaaCTGTTTGTGTTCTGAAAAGATCTTTCAGTTCTTTAGTTCCAGTCACTGAAGGAAGAGGCAGAGGCAAGTTTGAATTATCCCAGAAAACTGAACAATTGGTTTTATTTGGTGTCTTCAAGATGCTTCACCTTCTGTGGGAGATGTAGGGGTTGTAGGAGAGACCATGTCAGGTTTCCGTGAAATTCTGTCCAATTCTGCCTGAACATCTGTTAAAACTGGCTTCTGACCTACAAAAGAAATGCACGTCATTCAGTCATGTTTATGAAATGGTTTTGGGAAAGCCTGTAGTATTTAATACTCAAGAAGCACCTgttaaactaaacaaaaaagcaaaatggaagaACTACATTTTTGCTTCAGACAAATCCTAAAAATTGTTACTGGATACTTTGGGTTGCAAAGTAAAGACTTAAGGCCAAAAATCAACAGAGATAAAGTCACATCcttctgtatttcagatttCTCAAAATGACTTCCATAATTATAATATAAATTGTCAGCATATGAAGAGTTAATGGGAGGTTAAAAATACGTATCATTGTTTAGAAGGATTCATAACTGCTAGAAAATACAGTATTCTGTATCAGCTGTATTTTACACTAATTCTGAACGGAAATCAAGGGTTTCACCACAGACCAGTAAGGTCAGTTTCACACACCCCGTCAGCTTAAACCTGACACTGCTGCAGCTCGGTGCATGCACGCCCTCGGGTGgcaagtccctctctctcctcaCCTGCTTACCTCCTTCGTATCTTGGAATGGCACAGACATTTATGCAAACACACTTAAGACCTGATTCAAGCTTAACtcacaccatttttttccaccaggTCACTCTTAACTCTCATCGCCCAGTCTAGGTTTCTATCCTGCCATGTTCTAccacaggagaggaaaagacaaCATAGGAAAAGGCAGTGTAGAACTAGAGGCTCTCCACAAGTAGGCACAGTACCTCCATCTGTAAAGGACAATTCTGACATACATGTCATTTTAGCAATGTCTCAGCATCCTTGCTGAAGATCCAGCTTCACAGGAACTATCCATACTGCTAATCTAAATGTACCCTGCTGCTCTTCAAATCATACTCAGATCCCAAACCACCATCTTAACACCcaattttcagatgaaaaaaaaaagtgagttttatCAGTAACACTAAACACAAGACAGGAAGTACTGAGGAAGGTGAGAAGGTGACATCTAAGCCAAGCTTACTTGTGTTTACGGTAACTCCTTGAAAACCTAGCTGCACGCCACGTTCAACTGGCTACACCCTAACCCTTCATTTGCTGCACAGTAGGATATTTCTGAGAACATCTTTTCCTCCTTAacagtttcattttattcttgaaATTTGTGCCACGGCTCTGACGCGCCACTTCTCTGGAGTGCTGCCCCCACCTGGCTGAATTCACCCAAACCACCTGTCAGCCTCTCCCACCGGATTTTTCAGCAGGTGCTCGCTGCATGGCACATAACAGCGCTTGTTACGACGCTCTCCATACGCTGCAGACTTCCCACTTAGGAAGTACTTCTACACTTTGCTCAGCAAACTGAGCTTTGCATACAGAAAGAGGAAGTGTACACATGGAATAAGGCTTATCACAGGGTCAATCTACACAAAATGTTCTTGGGAAgccagggtttttttttcctcttgctgtcTAAAACATTAACATCAAGCACCAATGAAACACAAGCATTCATACTTCTGAAACTCTACTAATAAGAATGATGCATCAGTCACAGTTTAGGTCAGAAACTGATCTTTTATCATACCTGACTTTTTTGCTGATGGTGGTAAATTGCTGCCAGCACCTCCAGAGCTGCCACCTCCAGGACtgccaccaacacccccagggccACCAGGGGAACCAGTTTTCTTACTCAGCAGACTGTTGAAGAAGTTAGCCAGGACTCCTTCGCTAGTAGCTCCAGCTACAAGGCGGAGGGGgaacacaaaaaacacacacaacattTCTTAGGTTTAGGAACACTGACTTTAGCGTTTCAGTTATTTATGCTAAATAAGCATATTaaagaaaggaagtaaaacAGCTGTTTTACTTCCCCAAACACATttgtgttttcaaaagaaaaggtacCTTTCATATTGGGATCAATTTTTTTGGACCCAGTGGGGATAGGTGTAACACTGGCAACGTTTGATGTCACAGATCTATTTGGTGTTCTAGGAGATCCTCCAGGAACTCTCGGTGAGGCATCCTATGCAAAGAAAGAggatgagagaaagaaaaaaaaaaagccaaagcttGAAGTAGTCAACCTCCTACAGAATTAAATCATGCAGCACATGAAATGAAGCACTTGTTTCgcagttctctttttttttttgaaacaacaTAGTATCCCACACAGCTGAAATGACACAATTTTCTTGAAGCATGTGATTTCTTCCACACTTGTATGAcatcattaaaaacattaactTCAGTTCAACTAAAGCAACTAGCGAAGCTTACTCCCTCCCCACctcaacaaaaaacattaaaatccaCGCGCTACTCAGTAGTGCCTCTGACCATAATGAAAACTGTACTGATGAGATCATAGAGGAACTATTACAACTTCTTGCAAAGACAACGCATGCCACTGATATTGTGGAAATGACTAAAGGCagtccaatttaaaaaaaaagaaatactgcttcAAAGATAACAAATCCTGTTCCTGTAAAATCACAGTTCATCTAAACAAGATAAAGCCACCTTTAAAATATCACATGCTCTCCATTAAACTTACAactttttagttattttaatagcattttaaatgtaGTAGTTGTCATAGTTCTCatttgacttttcttttccagagtcTCAATATTCTTAGAGAGAGAGTGCCaaatttaggaaaaatttcACCAAGACAATTCAGCTGACATACCATTTGCTCTCTGGCACGCTCTTTGGATGGGAAGGTCAGTCAAGTAACTGCTTAGATGTGCTTTAACATACGAGAAGTAAAGCCCTGATGTTTAGCCCTTGCTGCCAATACAAGTTATGTCTAGCTGTGAAGAAGTGCCATGATTTTAGAGCAGTGTAAGATGTAGGCTTTCAACGCtatgtagtttaaaaaaaaaatcaagaaatatttGATAGAGGGTTGCTTGCTTTAACTGCACTAAACATATGAGCGTGGATCATTTTCATGTATGgtatttaaaattcttattaCTAACCACTGGCCTTCCTGCAGCAGTAGGTGGTTGTTTCGCCAACTGtgactgtaaaagaaaaaacaaacaaacccataTAATGTTAGATATTACAGTGACTAAGaatacaaaaccaaatttcTATCAAGGATCTTGTTAAATGGCTAATTATTTTATAGACAAAGTTACCTGCTGCTTCATAAGAAACACTTGGTCATCCTCTGCAACAATTTCTTTCTCATGAACAAACTGCAATACAAAAACCATTAACAtcattttaactgaaagaaGTATTCTTTTTACACCTCTGAGTCAGTATGACCAAAGCATTCAATAATGAACGAAATGTGATCACCATGTTATATtacacattttctgtatttaagaCTGCTACCTTGTAATTCCATTAAGTTACATTAATTAGAAGTGAAATGGAAGGAACATTTAGTCCTTTGAACTGGCTGACATAAATCTGTAGATCTATCTATGGAAAGATCCATTTTACGTTCAATAAAAGAGGAATGACACAAGTGACTACAAGGTATGTTCAGGGGGTGTCAGAATCACCAAGAATACAgtttaaaaaggcatttaaagcGTGATACACAGTTATGTTTCTGGTCACAGATGCACACACTCCACAACACACTCCCTGTCTCTGTTAACTTATCCAAGCCTGGTGTTACTGTTAGTAACTTTTGAAAAAGTGACTCTTCACCTGTACTACATTAGACTGGTCTATAAAATGGAGAGAGATCTTAGATCCCAGTTCTATGCATCAAGTCAAAAGCACTTTTCCTCCAAATAAGCTCACCACAAAAACTTTGCCAAAACAAACATGGCAAATACCAACACCAAAATTTATAATCCATGCCTCAAGTTTAGAAGCATGCAAAAAGCCCGCCAGTTGTATTTTCCTTGGACACTTAGTATTTTAGATACTATTGTATGTCTTGATATCTCCCCTAAAGATTACAGAAAGGACATAGTATTAATTTTCCTGGCTAAAATAATTCACATACGGAAATACCGATCCCAAATTCTTAGCTTTGTTACaaaaattcacaaaaatatttgccttgAATAACTTCTGTACACATGGGGTCCACTGCTGCTGGCTTGTAATTCTGTCAAACTACATACTTAAACAGCATAAGAGAGAAAACATACTGATTATATTGTGGCAGCTGCATAATCACATATAGagcgttttgttttgtttttataaataaagaagaaCTTTGAGAACAAGATAAGCAAAAATAAGTTTATCACAGTCTTGCTAAAAACTGGAAGCGAAGTCTCAAAGAAACACTCCAAAAgctgacagaaataaattagtACAAAGCTGAATGCCAAAATATTAGgaatatttattctctttttaaaacattttaatttaccTTTCTGACTGGTGGTTTTCTTATGTTATCTTCAAAACTGTCTTCTGCTTTTAGTGTTTGGAAGTTCTCGTGCAATATTCCTATCTTCTTGTCATTATCCCAACCTGCAGGACTAGAAAAAGGATCATTTGGCTTTAAATTCTATTGTTACTGCAGGCTATTCTAGTATGCAATCCTCAACGGCACAGAGCTGAAAGCCAGGAAAGTTGTCATCCTTCCCTATCTTCCATGTAATCGGGTAACTGACTAGTACAACTGGTTGTGGATTGGGGCTGGTTCACCGTAACAGGGACGAAGCGTTTCCAggattaacatttctttttgggGCACTGAGTATTTCTGATTTCAGTCCACTGGCACTCACCAAACCCCTGCTTGTGAGAATGTTACACTGaactttaaaaagcataaaacaaaaagaggttCTAAATGCTGTTACGCATAACAATACAAGTAACTTACATAAACACTGCATCTTTTTCCACAACAACAGCTGGAACATTGAAAGGAAACCCATACAACTTCTGGACTATGTATTTATACACTAAATCaatgtttttgttctcttttactgAAGTGTAGATAAGTGCTGCCCCATCTGAATAACCTtgttaaagaaaattcagttttagtGGTTAGTAAGAGATAGTAAAGTGacccttttttttgttgctttaaagGTTATTTAAACCTCTGTAAAATTTAAAGGGGGAACGTAAAATCATACAGGTCAAACAACTACCAGCACTATTTTTGAAATAAGCTTTTTAGTAatttaaatctttcttcctGATTTATTTTAGGGCAGCTCATCTGTCACTTTTAACGTACAGGCTTTTCTCACTTTCAAAGCTTCCCTGTGATGTCTTCAATACCGTTTTTGTTTTTCGCGTAGGAAAATTTTCATGCCATATCCTTATCTTGTCATTATCCCATCCTGCAGGACTACGTAGAGATGTGATGCACACACTACAGCATTAACACTCGTAGCttcaaaaatgcaaaaggtCTTCACCCTCCCAGCTGTGTTTTTAGAGGACTGAGCTCTAAGAGAGTGCTTAGTATTCCAACTTgtttcaatattaaaataatactgtttATACACAAGATTAATAAAAGCAGCCAGAgaaattttaagtaatttttacATTGGGATTATAAAAATGCCCAATACCCTATCCTAACACGTATGAAATTCAAATTCTGAAAGGAGAATGCAATCTAATGTGATCCAATTCCCATTCAGTGAAGTTATGTATGGCATATACAATTACTGGGACTAATTCCTACTTGTCTTTCATATTCTTCCTCCATCTACAGGTAATTATAATCAGTTTTGTAActccattttgaaaaataggAGTTAAAAGCTTTTTGAATGAAGTACCATCTCCGTACTTAACTCAAGTCCCAGGTTCTTGAACTATTTTTTCGATCTGTTAACTGCTCTCTCCCCCCACTGCTATTTAAACTTCCCTCTACCACAGCACAAATGATAACATAACGAAGGCGTATTATTAGCATTTAAAATCTAGTTCTTGGCATGTCTAGCTGACTAAATAACACTAACCAGTGTAATAtacacatttaatttaaaaaaaaataaagtaataatatcATAGTGACAGCTTATGTATGTTGCATCTGCACCAATACAAAAGCCAGTGGATCTTTCTTACAGTAATTCAAacttcttttccaaccttatcACCTTATCCTGTGGAATCACTGAACACTGAAGGGACTGCATATTTGGTCAAAAAGAATAACAGCTTATGCACATCTGATGTGATTTAATGCTTATGTGAATTTTCTTGTGTTAGGGATGTGTTGGCTTAGTCTTGTTGGCTAAGACTTGCTGATTTAGGAAGTGACTCCTAAATATGGAAACGAAGGCAAGTAAAGAAATTCATGGTAGGGGGACGTGCTAGACTCTTGCAGGActgtaaaaaaattaaaatcaatcaacagaaaacagaagaatttaGGTCAGCAATGTCTGCAGAGGGATAACTGAAGCAGGCTTCCAGCCACAGTAAAGAAGTTGTGTACTACTTTGGTACAGATGCAAATACTCTTTTAAGCTGGTCATAATTAATGAAAAGATTTGAGTCTTTATCGTCTTTATGATGCGTTTAAGGATACATTGTAAGCAAAACCGTCTGATATGTGATTGGATGAAGTCAAAGTGTTCATCTCTGTAGTCATGCTCTTTTTCCAGAACACTGATGGCATCACACTGTTGAGATAAGCACAAAATTAATATACCACCTTCAGTTATCTGTTGAAatagcagtgctgctgcaccTCCAGTTCACAACTGGGGAATAAGGGGTAGAGTGGGGTGAGtggcagagggaaaaacaaacaccaaaaaccTGCTGAGATAATTTAAAAGCTGTAACTGAGCAAAATCTCTTAAAACCAATACATAACTTGGCATGCATGTACTGTGATCAACATTAAATTGAGAGATTAAGCATTTGCCACTTTTCATTCTCTTACCTCCCGCCACACTATATGATAAAGTCTCTGTTGAACACCGTCCCATTGAATGATACCACCGTTTTCTGCACAATGTTTTTACACAGTGGTATTACAGATCATCATCTTTTTGTCCAGTTACTTTGCAAAAGGAggcaaaagcaagaaatatggaagcaagagggaaaaaaaaatggtgctggTGGGGAATAGAGAGAAAACGTGCTTTTCAAATGAGAGGGTTAACCTTCCAGCAAAGTAACAGCATATGCATCTAAAGGTTTACTTTCACTGTGGGCCAGAGGCTGAAGATGCAGTATGCTTAATGCCAATGAGAACTGAAGAGCTGGGGGACACACAAGAGAACCACGGCACTTTCTTTTTAGCATAAAAATGTTACGTTTtgaacacaaaccaaaacaggTCACAGAAACACCATAAGAACTGAGAAAAGTTAGTACAGCAGCACCAGAACCCTGAAccttcttcacagaaagaacaaaaatatctaaaaatccAAAACATTGTTTGCAGAATAAAGGAGACCGTGGAAATTAAGGGGAATTTTAGTTGTTTACTGACTAGCTCATTTCCGTGCACAAAACCAGGGCTGAAAAATTTCTCAATTCCCTGAAAACTGGCATAACCGCAGGAAAAACTACTCCCAAATTAACATGCAATCAGGGCTTCCAGAAGATTCCCAACCTTCAacattaaatgtgttttaaagaatTCTTATCCAAGGTATTCAGAATGAACTAAGAACCATGCGtttccccaccccaaatccaGAACTGACAGAGttccttaaataaaatatgcagaaaaaaaccTAAAATGTGAAACAAACCTTTGTACAAACTACTACTACTGGAATGCCTAAGTTACATGTTAGTGTATCTGCACCCAGGGGTAAAATCACACTGTCATCTTTGTCTTCCTGTAATGaagtatttcttctctgtggaGAAGCTGGAAAATCCTCGCCTGGTTCTACATATTCCTGGAAGTCTCTTACcactgaaagtaaaaaaagttatattaaaaGATCAGCTACTTTATTATTTCAACATTGATTTCCACTGCCATTGAGCTCTAGCACTATTGATTGTATAGTACTTCTGCTTCTTTATGTGGAAAAAATTGAACATGCACTGAGCACCACCCATTTCTTCACTTTGCGTAGCACGAGAGAGAACTAGGAAGTCAGATCTGCTTTACTGACAGACAGAAGAACATGACCAGATCAGTGACCACAAGGACAACactaacacatttttattttatcactgtGGAACCACTAGGCAGTTGCTATTAACCATTACTGCTTGATATGTCTCCTAAAGAACATAAGTTTCCTTGCATTCATCTTGGTGAAATTAATGAAAGCCTGTTAGAATAAACATAAGAAAGCCTTACATATATTACTTAGCTGCTATCTTATACCAGGTTTGACCTAAAAATCCGTTGTCCACACTTCTGCCTGTACAGTCAGTCTACACTActatcaaacaaacaaaaaattaactATTGACTAGATGTATTATTAGCTAACAGTATATTAAATATTTGGCATGATTTTCACAATAGATCAGATACTACTTCAAAATTTAGCAAGGAGGATAAGTTGGAATATAAcaagcattaggaaaaaaaaaatgaggttatAAGTGTAACTTTTGCAAGGTTCTTCTGCAAAACACCCCAGCCTCTAATTACAGGGTCACTTAATAATCCTGCTGTCAGGGATGCAATATTAGGCATCAGATGTTGTACTTTCACATCATGTGTCCCGTTTCACATGGCAGCAGCAGTATTTTACCCAAAACCACCACTGATTGCTTTTCCATGAGTAGCGCTCCCTGATTCAGCTAAAAACTCAGGCAGCAAGACAAATTTAGCTGTATCATGCAAACCAACAGCTAGCTGCTCTAGTACTTCCTCACTGCTTTGTCCTGATTTATGTTAATCCATCCTTACTTCCTCTGAACTGATTGCAGCCCTCTGAGTTCATACCTAGAGAATTCAGTTGACTTAACAGAACACTGAATTTTTGGAGGCCCTGGAGGAAGACATGAGACTGAGGTTATTCCACTCTTCTACAGGTCTCAAAGTTCACACTAACAAAAAGCACACGTACAGATTATCATCTCTGCTACAACAGTCAACTCAGGCTCTTATTCAGGGAACACTGCTGCTTCAATCTGATCTGAGCGCCTCCCAGATCGATCAGATCTTAAATCCTGATATCTTCTCACCAAGATACGTCAGCAGTTCACGGGAGCCTCTCTCAAACAGCATCCTGTCTGTTCTGGGAAAATCACAcgctaaaataaaaatcacactaCTCCAGTGCTGGCAGTCCTCTGGCGGATTCccagaactgctgctgtgtgatcATGACATACTCGTCTTCATTTGGGTACAAAAAACAGGAGAAGAGATTAACATTATATTCCATAGCCTTTGAGCTGTGAGATGTTATCTCAGGTCCTCCTTAGAGGCACAGTTAAAGCAACTAGGCAATGGGGCTGCTGAATTCAGCAACAGGAAGAGCTCTCACAACCCTTCACATATAGCTGCTACATATCCCTTAATGCCTTCCATACCAGTCTTGGTTCTCACAGGGTCCCTTCCTTGAGTAGGGTTCAGTTGCTAAAGCTGGAAGACAAGCACAGCAGAACACCTCCAGAAAACTAGACGCGCAACCCCCTAGTAGATTTCAGCCCCATTAGCAAGTTAAATCAGCTCACAGGAGCCTCTCATGAGCAATGAGCCTGATACAAGAATAGGATTATGTAGCCAAAACTCAGGCAAGCAAgattcctctctcctccttttggcagcagcagcctgctaCCCACCTAGCAATGCATGAAGTCACATCACAGGAGGCTCAAATTCATATTCCAATTCATGTCTGGATTGTGTCCAGGGTTTCTACTATACCCTGCACACAGACCATCAATATCTTTGAGTATTAGACGAGAAACCAAACTCTTAATGGCTAGCTGGTTTTCTTGACTCACTTAATCACTTATATTTTCTAGATTTTGTAAAATTTCACTATTCTGTTCATTGTTGGTGTTAAACTACCACCTACACATTTTGACAGCAACGTTTTGCCCTTACTTTCATCCAGTAAAATCATGCCCTGAATGCCTCCCAAactgacaaacaaaaaaaaaaaaacaaacctaaagGTGCTCTTCTCCTCCAAAACAAGCTCCCATTGTGGAAGATAAAATGATTCTGAATGAAACTCCCTTTAGAATAATCGCTCtcttaaaagaataaaagctacctatcctctcctcctccatgcCAGAGTATCTACCACCGTTATCTTAAGGGCTATTTTATCACAGCACAGCTGCATCCTGCATGTCTGAAGAAGCTATTCAGCAATCAGGCCATCAGTTGCTAAAGAACATTGTTCCAGAGGCC is from Anser cygnoides isolate HZ-2024a breed goose chromosome 2, Taihu_goose_T2T_genome, whole genome shotgun sequence and encodes:
- the DYNC1LI1 gene encoding cytoplasmic dynein 1 light intermediate chain 1, whose amino-acid sequence is MAAAAGRAASFGASAAGLGSAAGFSSSSAGAGAATAGPAELRAGGDEDDGQNLWSCILSEVSTRSRSKLPSGKNVLLLGEDGAGKTSLIGKIQGIEEYKKGRGMEYLYLNVHDEDRDDQTRCNVWILDGDLYHKGLLKFAMDASSLKDTLIMLVVDMSRPWTALDSLQKWASVVREHIDKLKIPPEEMKEMEQKLVRDFQEYVEPGEDFPASPQRRNTSLQEDKDDSVILPLGADTLTCNLGIPVVVVCTKCDAISVLEKEHDYRDEHFDFIQSHIRRFCLQYGAALIYTSVKENKNIDLVYKYIVQKLYGFPFNVPAVVVEKDAVFIPAGWDNDKKIGILHENFQTLKAEDSFEDNIRKPPVRKFVHEKEIVAEDDQVFLMKQQSQLAKQPPTAAGRPVDASPRVPGGSPRTPNRSVTSNVASVTPIPTGSKKIDPNMKAGATSEGVLANFFNSLLSKKTGSPGGPGGVGGSPGGGSSGGAGSNLPPSAKKSGQKPVLTDVQAELDRISRKPDMVSPTTPTSPTEGEAS